The Xiphophorus maculatus strain JP 163 A chromosome 7, X_maculatus-5.0-male, whole genome shotgun sequence region TTTTACCTGACAGAGAAGTCACTACATTACACTCTACGAGACTCAATAGTCCTGCTACAACAAAAGACATGTGACTGACATATCTAGGGCCAACTTACATAATTGTAATTCAAGACATTTAAAGTCTTAATTTTATATAtgcaaactgaatattttttaaggaTGCGAGGACACCCAGTAAAACCGCATggagtttgtttatttatggtCACTGGACACCACAGACACAACAGAAGACACTTCTGTAGAACTGCTGAAAggaattatttttgatgttttaaggTAAACTCAGAGGTTTCCAGAGCAGAGAGAATGAAAGCAGCTCCTGACCTGCAGGCTTTCAGCACATCACTGGAGCTGGGGTAGATGGAGACCGACGACCATGGAGCCAGCCCAGCAGGCGGCGTCTTTCTCTGCGGGCTCCGGGAGTCCTCCGGGCTCTTCCCGTTGAGCGTGGGCCCCTGGCTGTTGGAGTCGGACAGGCTGTTAAGGCAGGAGGGGCCGCTGGCGGTGTGGGGGTCCGTCGAGCACGGCGAGGGCATCGGGGCGACCGACAGCGGGGAGGAAGCCGCCGAGTGCTCCGGCTTGGCGTGGAGAGCTGGGAGGATgtggtttgttttctctgaggAAGACCCTCCGTGATTACCGTCGTCGTGGTTACTGGTAGCGTTGGCTTTTCCCTTTACAAAGGCTGAGAGTTGAGGATTGTCTGAAGTGAGCGTTGCACCAGCGGCCGGCGAGGCGGGCTGCAGCGGGCTGGCGGAGAGCTCCTGCGCCCGCGGCTGGACGTGATTAGTCAATCCTTGCCGGGAGGCGGAGCCAGGGCTGCACGGCGCTCCTCCGTGATGCCCGCCGGCCGCCTCGAGACCTGGCAGCGGAACGGCGGCGGGGACGGTGCTGCCGGTTTTCCCCCCGGAAGGCGCCACCGTCGCCGCGTCTTTGGTATAGACCCCTGAGGTAGTGGCGGAGTGGGGAGGCGAAGACAAGTGGTTGGGCGTGGACTGTGGGGAAGTGGGGGACAGGGaggaggctgaggaggaggCAGTGCAGGGCCCGGAGCAAAGTCCAACCTGATTCAGAAcactggaggaggagaaggaggtcTGAGatggggaggaagaggaggagaaaggggGTTCTCCATCAGGACCTGCCGGATGGGAACCAGGACCTTTTTGAAGCCCCTGTTGGGAAAAcaaaccagaatcagaacccaGAAAACAGATCCATGTTTATGAGTGAGTAGATCTAGTAATATCTATATCCGTCCTGATATCAAAGACAATTCTAGATCAGGTATCAGTGACAATGTGCCCGATCCATAAGGACAGATCTATTCACATCTTGagattgggcctctgtctctttaagaagcccctgctctttctgaaactccaccttcaggaagtcgtcacaacatggctcctctattaaccctttaacaacattttcacCAGCGTTGAACTGAGAAGTATCTCGTATATCaaactcagcagatgtgcagtacttgctaattgctgctggctagtctgaaggagctgagtggggagggctgctctgtgaggcgtgagcttggaaactgcagcgcCAAGGAggaggtatgtttttgatgagggaataaagTTGATGATGCTAAGCtcagaaaaagtcaaatttttttgtataataCAACTTTTTCAAGTCAATTCaccactgtttttctgtattggattGAAATCAGTCGATACTTAGCCTCAGACATTGGTATCCAAAGTGAAAGAAGTGGATCGGTGCAGGAAGTGGTGTAGTACCTGAGTGGTAGTGTTGCGTGGTTGGCTCCTCCAGGTATCGTCCGCTTGACTGGGATTGGTGTTAGTGCTGCTGCCGGTGGTGCTTGGCTGACTGGTGGCGGTGCAGGTGTGAGGTAGAGAGTTCTGCTGCGGGTAAGGCACGTTTCCGTTGCTCGCACCACCACCGCCGCCCAGCCCCGCCCTGGCGTTTTTAAGGTCCAGGTGTCCCGGCAGACCCGCCGAAGGACTCGAACAGGAGCCGTTGGTCTGGGGGGGTCGACCGGCTGCATGATTGACAGGAGAGGAGTGGGACAGTCCCGGGTTGTGAGGGGGGTCTGCTGACGGGCCGTTGGGGAGGCCCGACCGCGGCTGGCCGCCCACTGCAGCCTGCTGCCTCATCTGAAgcacagcagaagaagaacactTCAGCTCTAAAGCTAAACACACATTTAGCGGTTCTTTAATGAAAAAGTCAAACCCacctgctgctgatgctgctgcatGAGGGAGAACTGGTTCTCCAGCTGCTCCAGCATGTGCTGCCGGGGGGGCGTGAGGCTGGCCTGGTTGCTCCGTAAATGATCCAACAGCTGCAAGTTACACAACACTGTTCAATGAACTCAGCACAAGATCAGCAGTTTTAACTGGAGAGTCAAAAAAACCTGGGTCTGCTTGATTGGTTTTCATTTTGAGTAAcgtttttgtgatttatttagacACGTTGCATGTTATTGTCCACATCCGGAGATTTTGCATGTGCTCACAACGCTGGAAGGCATAAAGACGATTCCTTTAATTTCCATCCAGAGCCTTGCTGCTGCGGTAGAACAATTCcattaactaaatgaaacctggagatggaGGTGTTGTTAATTTAGTCCAGTGCatcacagcaaagggaaaatgacgcagaaaaactgttgaacAAATCAAACCGACTCCATCTTTTTCATTGCTCTGTCGGTTATGCTACACACAGatctgttgtcatagcaactagCCGACAATAGCTCCACTAGTGCATCAGGATTCAACACTGAAAAACaggcaaacatttcccacacaaaacaGAACCTTCAGTCTGTCAGAGTTcagcgacatttgccgcatgtcttccccctctctcatgaccctgtttcctgtcaaactactttcaaataaaggccactagagccaacaaaacctttcaaaaagaaacacatgtTCTACTGATAATGTGTGGGTCACCTTTTCTTttactgaaccaaaacacactgAATCCCACAGCACATCTTCATGTTaagattgtcaaagtcaagctagcgtAGCTGACCTATTCCCTCCCTCActattgttttaattaaaactttttcctgaccttgttctCTCGTCGTTGTGTTGACAATAAGTAGCAAAGCACTGAGTCCATTTTTCTTTGATATATCCTGCTTTAAGATGTAGTGCGTAATGTTAAACGCACTAAATCGTTGACAACTTGTCAGCTAAAACTAATGGTAATCATCATGGGCGAGCGGCTTGTTGTCCTCCAGCTGGAGGATGGGATCTTGCATGAATAGCATGACGTTGCAACGTGTCTATAAGTcataatatatactgtatgtgtatatatatatattataataaatTGTTGATAAATCAATGCTAAGTCTACAAGTCCTTACTTTCATCTCTTAATAAAAAAGGGTAAAGACATTATGTCTTAATGAGTGTCCTTTTTCCAACAAACATATTCAgcttcaacatttttcacattgcCAATTAAAATGCAGCTGCAGTGATTtccgtgttttttttctcccctaaTTTTTGGCGCTGAAGATAAGAATTTTTCTGAGCAGAGGAACAGCTCAGTCATGCTCTTTTGCTACAGAACTAATAATCCACAATTCGCTTCAACAGGAAACACCGGATGCTCTTAAATGTTGAGACGTTTGCCTACCTGGATCTTCTGTGGCGTCAGATACCAGCCGGGGACCTGCTGCTGATTGGATCCGTTTGCCAACAAGTCGGCAGCACCCTGAggaccacacaaaaacaaacctgtgtGAGCGCTCCTTCTCAAGCCCCGCCCCTTCAGCTGCGATGACCTTCTCCGCCCCGGGCTCTCTGCGGTACCTTGACCTGGCTGGCAGTGCGTTTCTTTTTAGCAGGACTGGCCAGCGGGTCGCTGTGGCTGCTGGCGGACGGGCCTCCCTCCCCTTTACAAGCCTGTGGATCCAGCAGAGACACTGCTTCAGAGGACGGACCGCAGTCAGAGCAGAAACAACCTACAAGCTCAAACAGGGTTTAAACTTTTCTGCAGGGACACTGAAAGACGACAGTGTTACAACATCTACATGCACATGggttttaaaacaattcaatcCCACAAAAATCCAGGACTCTAATGGGCTGTGGTCAGAAATTAAAGCTGAATTCTTCTGATTTACCGTTTGGTGTTTATAACCTCTCAGTCTCCTGGAAAGTCTTTCTACCGTTAAGACGTAATGTGGTTTTAATATTAATGACTTTTAATAACTTTGGCTAAAACCTTACAAAGAGCTAACTCAGGTTGTCTCcaggtttcagcaagtcaaatttaagactttttagcCCTTTTTTAATGCCACCTTGGATgaaatttcagacaaaaactcTAATTATAAGGGTGGTTGGGGAAACTCGCTGCATTACAATCAAGCAAACACAGAACCTGGCTTTGTGCGCCCATGATAGAAAAGTCCTgcaagaattttatttattcattcatttatttatttatttacaaacttTAAGATCTATGATCTAAGATCTATTCAAGGGCGAAtgaattttagacattttaaggccttaattttgaGCTGCACAGATGTAAGACTTTTAaggactttttaaggatgtggGAACGCCCTGTTGAATTTCGACAGAATGACAAGAAACATACCAGTAATggttttaaatctatttttcgCACATTTTTTGTTGCGAAATTTTCTATTCTAcagtagaaaaaaatctttttgctaaattttgtttaattaatcaaaatgcaaataaaatggtagttcttgaaaaatacatttctgagaGTAGATATTTATATATCAATTTCTTTCCAATTTGTTTCATAAGGGATAGTGTATATTGATCAACATGAGTGCATTAAAATCATGGACGTATACCAGATTCAGCCACTAGGGGTAATTTTGATCTGTAGCCTCCTGGAAGGTTGATGGTAAAAATAGTAAACAATTGACATAAAATTTACAATGAAGTTCTAAGTTATATCGGAAATtataagttgtctttttttctaagCATCTTGTGACATTTGCGGCTGTAAACGAGTTTCATTTAGCTGGCCTGAGAGCAGAAATGCCTCCTTAGGTTGTGGAGGAACAGAATTACAGAACCATTTACATCTGTCACAAAAACAGACAAGCTGGGATGAATGATTGTCactttgctgaaataaattcatGCATCCAAACCTTTACATGCAATGTCTtgcaaaaatagttttattactCACATTTTGTCGCAGAAcattaaaactttgattttgactttatgagatagaccaacacaaaatagcatAAATCTGAAATGGAAGGAGAATAATAATGGAAGAAGAAGCTCTGGTCAGACAGACACCAAAACTTCTGacctgcattaaaaaaatgataaaaactgacAGCAGGCATCACCCTGAACACGCCGTCTCAATGCAGGTTTAATTTTTCCAATAGTTGTATTGAATTTCCTcaaagaatgaaatgaaaactactagtaaaacatttttttttttttaactacgtTGGAACACACGTGTATGCTCTTTGCTCTGTGCAGCGTCCCAGATGGATCGCACTGACTCCATGTGCTTTTAcgaaagctttttttttggcGTTGTTTCAGGAACTGATGGTCTGGCGGGACACCCCCATTGCGTCCCCGTTGTCTGACCATGACAACAGTCTCACAGTTTTAAGAATCACCTTAAGACTGGGTTGTAAGGCTTGCAGACACCTGATTTAGATTAAGGTGGGTAGATGCGATAgcatggcctagttaaagtacAGATAACTAGGTCACTTCACACCTATGGCTCTAAATGAGTTTTATCTGGCTAGATAGAGAGTAAAAACGTCTCTTTGGGTTGGAATGTTTGAAGGCTGATGGTTTAGATTACCCCACATATTGAGATCCTTTCCAACCAACCTGacaaagtttgagatattttcCCAAGGACAATGATTAGCAATTATTGTTCTGAGCTTCGGTAAAGCATGGACTCAGAGGGTCAatcccataaaatcccaataaaacaaatggacattttaatgagacaaaatgctTTTTGCAAGGCACGCATGTCCAAGCGTCTGAGTTTGCTGAGTGAGTTGCAGTGAGTgggcaaaaatttaaaaaaaaaacgtgggaCAGGAATTGCTCTGAATGGAGAGTTAGCGACAAGTCTAACAATCTGAGAGGAGGAACGATGAAGGACAATCTGGCgtctactgcaaaaaaaaaagaaagaaagaaagaaaagaaaaacaaaacgggGCCTCGCTCCGTCTCTTTCTGATTCTCACCTGCTGCGCCTGTGCTGAGTTCAAGGCCCCCTGCCTGGACGTGAGCTCGGCAGGAATGGGAAGGCTCCACGCCTCCTCAATACAAGGAAGCATTTTACTCTTATTCTGCAGACTACTTGGGTGAAGGTTACACAACTGAGCCTAGGAGGAGAAAttgtgtgaaaacaacaaactttagaGCCTGAATTGGAAGTCGAAATACtataaaaaggacaaaaaaaacaaaacaaaaacaaagtcttgCTCGCTAATATAGCGTCTCTACCCGGacataaaaataagagaaatgaTTAATGTCGTGAATGTATGCTTTAAAAGTGAGAGAAAGTCAcattaatatgaattattattCATATCTATGTGTtcaaaggcaaaaaaacaaaaaaaaaggacaatatgcattttaaaagcTGATTGCTTTGGCAATGCTGGGCTGTTATCACAGCACCTGAATGCACAAACACCAAAAAGTACTGTACGACATTAAACACAGCAGGCTGGAGGGGGCTGGGGTTGGGGGAAATGAGGGCGGGGCTTCCACCTGCAGCAGTTTGATGCGTTGCGCGAGAGCGGCGGTGTTGAGGCACGCTTTGCTGCGCGTGGCGTTGATGTAGCACTTCATGGCGTCTTGCAGCTGGCCGCAGGACTCGTACAGCGTACCCAGGTCCATCCAGGCGGCGGCGTGGCTGTGGTCCAGCTGGACGGCGCAGATGTAGGCCTGCAGAGCGTCCATgggctggttctgctgctggtaCAGCACACTGCAAGCAGAGAGGGCAGGGGGAGGGACACGGTCCAGACCTTACTTTTTCTAATTGTCTCTTAATCGTCACATGCTGTTACACTGTATATTGGAGTTTGACTAGGCCGTTCAGGGTTTTGACCAGAGCACCTGCATTCGCATGCTTGCTGTGTTTCCTGTACGTCTTGTGGCAAACTGGAGTTTGCTTAAGGAGCTAAACACAAATACAAgttaaagttttacaaattttttagtaaaattgaaaacatttgaaaacatttcttaaaaggGACCCACGACAAAGTGAACATGTTGGggtaaatatgttgtaatttttcatttgttaacCTAAACACTGTTTTTTGTGAGACATAAAAACTCAATTTCTTCAAAGAATTGGATgtctttattgtatttttcaccTGCGCAATCCATGTCAGGTTGATGACATGGGAGTTGGGTCTataaacaaaatgcaagaaGTTAAGATCATGGAGACGGACAAGGGCAGCCCACAAAATGAATGGGCCCAGGAAAAGTCCCTCGCGGTTGTCATGTGACTTTAAACATGAGTTATCTGTTAAAACAAACAGGACTAATGGGCTTGTAGTCTACTGTCCACCATATTAGCTAGAGCTAGCGCCGTTAGCATGAGGTAGCGGCTTTAATCAAAGAATAAGATAATGTATTGGCGCTTAAAGTGGCATTGAAGCATCTTTACGTTATTGTAACACAACGTTTTAATgtgtttgagaaaatgttttaatcccAATGCTAACCACTTGCTAACCAATGCTAAAAACAGCTTGAGTTTTTGTTCCTACTTCAACAATTAGTGCGTTGCTGCTAATAGTTGAGTTAGAAGCTGAAGCTCTCAGCAGTTCTCTGGAGCTGACCGGCTGACATTTTCAGGCAACAGCTGCACAAATATCAGTATTTTTCCCCGGCCTaatctctcctcttcctccgtttGGTCCTCATCTTCATTTCTCCATTGCTTTCCATTTTCACTCATTCCAGTTCAAATTTAAAGGGTTTAATATTATTGCACAAAAGTTACCGTTCTGACTGGATGGAGCTAGCACTGTTGGACCTAGCATACGTAATGCATTGCAGGGTAAACAAAATGGCGACGTccatgtgacaatattttacttacatttataaaaattcaAGACCTTGCAGTATTTTTACTGCATCGTTCcaacatctgaaatatttcaagcaaaTAATATTATTACAACTAATTATGGATCCctttaaaagatttaatattGTCCTTCCTCTTCATAATTCTGtgtataaaacacaaaagttgtGGCAGGATGTATACTTTTGCAGGGGATTTTGTCTACAGTGAGTCTACAGTAAGAAGCATCTTGTTCTACAGCCACACTAGCTGACACACTCTGCTCTTACCCTATGGAGCACCAGGTGTCAGCGCTGGCCTCCGACTTATCAATGGACTGGCGGTAGGAGATGAAGGCATCCTGCACCTTTCCGATACTGGAGTAGCACCTGCCCAACAGAAAGCAAAACCAACTCTAAATCATTGCATTTTAGGAAAACAACATATTTCATGACTTATGTCAGTCGGACAGAGATTGCCGCAGCAAAAGACCAACAATCAATACCAGAGTAGTAACGTGTTGTAATCTCCGAGGTTTAATGTTGAGCTGCATCTTGAGAACAGATTTGTTCTAAGACACAGGATTGACTGACGTTTCTGAGACACAATGTGTCCCGCCTCCCAGGGACAAAAAGCTACTCAGTGACTTTCATTGGTTTTATCTGTCAAGTTGTCAAAGTaacaatcataaaataaacatcaagcctgaaaacataaaactgtaacagactggatgttctgttctttgtgttggaaattttttatattttttggtgtTAAATCTAGATACACCCGTGGAAGCTGTTGTCAgttggttgctatggtaatggAGCTGTGCGTAGAAGAATACAAATAGTTTAGGCCCTGTTTACATGACAATGATCcaacaaaaatggaaatttcaTTTCGTTTCTGTTAACACATTTACATGAAGACGTTCTAATTACaatttttgtttacacagtAACAGTACACATCGAAAAGGTGTAATGCCCTCGCCAAGCCACTAGTTGGTGCTAGGTTCTTTGAAACTAAGTGCgcatgtattaaaaaaaataatgttctaCTTGAAGGCAGGTCAATTCACATTTCCACATCAGGTACCGTTCCCCCACATCTTGGGGGAAAACACGCACTATGTATGTCTGATTAGGATGAAGATGGAAAAAAGTGGGATAACTTTGCTGAAACACGTTGTTGGAGCTTTCACGGTGTCCGTAGTTCTCTATATAAGAGCACTTAACAAGCGAGTGCTTGTTATGAGTGCTGAACAAGCACACATGTATTTTGCCACCTAGGCGTTGCAGAGCGGTGAAGAGACGCTGATGAGGAAACACGAACTGTAGTAACACCAGCATCGTGagtagtttcttcttcttctgtggattGTAGGAAGCAGCTATGTTTTGCTAGGGATTCCctgacagaaaacatccatttaCTCTGTTTACAAGACAACGGACACCGGTACATTTCAGAGCCATTACACTCTGGAAACCGTTTTCAATCTGTACcgttgtcagaaaaaaaaacatttggtggTTTTATGTAAATGTACAATACAAACGCAACAAAACTCTTCCATTTTCACCAGAAATTGTTGTCATGTAAACAGGGCCTTAGAGTTGTTCTTCAATGGCTTTTCTCTGCATCGTTTTCCCTTTGCTGCGGCACATTGCACAAAATCAATAACACCTCTATCTCCAGGCTTCATTTGTGAACTGTTCGACCGCAGCAGCGAAGCTTtggatggcatgtaaaagaatTGTGTTTATGACCTAAAACATTGTCCGCACGCATGAAATTTTCTGGGTGTAAACAACGACAAGCAACGTGTCTGTAGTGTGTATTTCCAACAGAAGCAAATAACGTCAAAAAGCTTTAAGGCGTACCTGCCGAGAAGGTACCAGGACTGGCCGGAGTTGGGGTCTGCTTCTAAAGACTTCTGCAGACACTGGATGGCGTAGCAGCCCTTGGAGTCTTTCTCCCTCAGCTGCTCCACAGTGTGATGCATCCAGCCTAACGAGCAGCAGAGCAGATCAGCTGTTAGTCTTCAACAACTCCTCTGA contains the following coding sequences:
- the kdm6a gene encoding lysine-specific demethylase 6A isoform X3, with amino-acid sequence MENLPAQVKATTLQQLGWMHHTVEQLREKDSKGCYAIQCLQKSLEADPNSGQSWYLLGRCYSSIGKVQDAFISYRQSIDKSEASADTWCSIGVLYQQQNQPMDALQAYICAVQLDHSHAAAWMDLGTLYESCGQLQDAMKCYINATRSKACLNTAALAQRIKLLQAQLCNLHPSSLQNKSKMLPCIEEAWSLPIPAELTSRQGALNSAQAQQACKGEGGPSASSHSDPLASPAKKKRTASQVKGAADLLANGSNQQQVPGWYLTPQKIQLLDHLRSNQASLTPPRQHMLEQLENQFSLMQQHQQQMRQQAAVGGQPRSGLPNGPSADPPHNPGLSHSSPVNHAAGRPPQTNGSCSSPSAGLPGHLDLKNARAGLGGGGGASNGNVPYPQQNSLPHTCTATSQPSTTGSSTNTNPSQADDTWRSQPRNTTTQGLQKGPGSHPAGPDGEPPFSSSSSPSQTSFSSSSVLNQVGLCSGPCTASSSASSLSPTSPQSTPNHLSSPPHSATTSGVYTKDAATVAPSGGKTGSTVPAAVPLPGLEAAGGHHGGAPCSPGSASRQGLTNHVQPRAQELSASPLQPASPAAGATLTSDNPQLSAFVKGKANATSNHDDGNHGGSSSEKTNHILPALHAKPEHSAASSPLSVAPMPSPCSTDPHTASGPSCLNSLSDSNSQGPTLNGKSPEDSRSPQRKTPPAGLAPWSSVSIYPSSSDVLKACRNLGKNGLSTSSILLDRCPPPRPPGRPSPPLPKDKLNPPTPSIYLENKRDAFFPPLHQFCTNPANPVTVIRGLAGALKLDLGLFSTKTLVEANPEHLVEVRTQLSQPTDENWDPSGSRKMWRCESSRSHTTILKYAQYQASSFQESLREENEKKKEVEAEAASSDSGIRRRKGPLKHIKFGTNIDLSDDKKWKQQLQELTKLPAFARVVSAGNLLSHVGHTILGMNTVQLYMKVPGSRTPGHQENNNFCSVNINIGPGDCEWFAVPESYWGVINDFCEKNNINFLMGSWWPNLEDLYENNVPVYRFIQRPGDLVWLNTGTVHWVQAIGWCNNIAWNVGPLTAHQYKLAVERFEWNKLQSVKSIVPMIHLSWNMARNIKVSDHKLFEMIKYCLLRTLKQVQMQREILLAAGKELVWHGRTHSEPAHYCSICEVEVFNLLFVSSESNSRKTYVVQCQDCARRASADLDSFVVLEQYKIEDLMQVYDQFTLASPLPSSS